In Maniola hyperantus chromosome 20, iAphHyp1.2, whole genome shotgun sequence, the following are encoded in one genomic region:
- the LOC117991693 gene encoding A disintegrin and metalloproteinase with thrombospondin motifs 1-like isoform X3 codes for MKVCLLVVLLWLLDFGCCGQMRSTSSIKYLTQQNNNNNDITIKVMVHFDKFLTKKLVKEYKVKTRKKLKMITHRILEDARNYFKHPSLNQTVNFVLMDTRFLRDSKNLMGDENAREYLKNYCDWQAKKKVTAKTQYYSVLLTGMDIFHINNGKYVRTSSGRSYTRGACHAKKSCALIEWDPKLIGFLFAHEIGHSLGMRHDGPPHNRCREQTHIMATRYDPWHHPQTWSSCSLNTLKQFLNNSHLSWCVKNENERGVTFKYFQ; via the exons atgaaagtgtgtctgctcgTTGTTTTGTTGTGGCTGCTCGATTTTGGCTGTTGTGGCCAG ATGAGATCCACATCATCAATCAAATATTTAACGCAACagaacaacaacaacaacgatATAACCATTAAGGTGATGGTGCATTTCGACAAATTCCTGACAAAGAAGCTGGTGAAAGAATACAAAGTGAAAACGAGAAAGAAACTCAAAATGATCACGCACAGGATTCTCGAGGACGCTAGAAATTATTTCAAACATCCAAGTTTGAATCAAACTGTTAACTTCGTGTTAATGGATACAAG GTTCCTAAGGGATAGCAAGAATTTGATGGGCGATGAAAACGCTCGTGAGTATTTGAAGAACTACTGCGATTGGCAGGCAAAGAAGAAGGTGACTGCGAAGACTCAGTACTACTCAGTTTTGTTGACTGGAATGGATATTTTTCATATCAATAATGGAAAATATGTTAGGACCAGCTCAG GTCGAAGTTATACCAGAGGTGCATGCCATGCCAAAAAAAGCTGTGCGCTAATAGAGTGGGATCCGAAGCTCATTGGATTTTTGTTTGCTCATGAAATTGGACACAG CCTCGGCATGAGACACGACGGCCCTCCTCACAACCGATGTAGAGAACAAACCCACATCATGGCGACCAGATACGACCCCTGGCATCACCCGCAGACTTGGTCATCATGCAGCTTGAATACTTTGAAGCAGTTCTTGAATAA TAGCCACCTGTCGTGGTGCGTCAAGAACGAAAACGAGCGTGGGGTTACATTCAAGTACTTTCAATAA